The segment GGCGGCGATCTCCTCCGGCTGCGCGTAGCGGCCGGCCGGGACCTGGGCGAGGATGCTCGTCCGCTGCTCCTCGGTGAGCGCCTGTGTCATGTCGGTGTGGACGAAGCCCGGCGCGACGACATTGAAGGTGATGTTCCGTGAGCCCAGCTCACGGGCGAGGGAGCGGGCGAAGCCGACGAGACCGGCCTTGGAGGCGGCGTAGTTGGCCTGTCCGGCGGAGCCGAGGAGTCCGACGACGGACGAGATCAGCACCACGCGGCCCTTCTTGGCGCGCAGCATCGCCCGGTTGGCGCGCTTGACGACGCGGAAGGTGCCCGTGAGGTTGGTGTCGAGGACGGAGACGAAGTCCTCCTCCGACATCCGCATCAGCAACTGGTCCTTGG is part of the Streptomyces qinzhouensis genome and harbors:
- the fabG gene encoding 3-oxoacyl-[acyl-carrier-protein] reductase, giving the protein MSRSVLVTGGNRGIGLAIARAFADAGDKVAITYRSGEPPAGFLAVRCDITDSEQVEQAYKEIEEKHGPVEVLVANAGITKDQLLMRMSEEDFVSVLDTNLTGTFRVVKRANRAMLRAKKGRVVLISSVVGLLGSAGQANYAASKAGLVGFARSLARELGSRNITFNVVAPGFVHTDMTQALTEEQRTSILAQVPAGRYAQPEEIAAAVRFLASDDASYITGAVIPVDGGLGMGH